A single window of Vibrio stylophorae DNA harbors:
- a CDS encoding succinylglutamate desuccinylase/aspartoacylase family protein, producing the protein MTTPLIIGGVEVAPGSSVQLNIPVAKLYTDTELTLPVHVRRSKKPGPVVFISAAVHGDELNGIEIIRRLIQQQLNVIRGSVILVPMVNVYGVLNQSRYLPDRRDLNRSFPGSPKGSLAGRMAHQFLTEIVSHCDFGIDLHTGAIHRSNLPQIRADLSDEQTKKLAESFGVPVLLNADLRDGSLRAEAVSSGTRILLYEAGEALRFDELSIQTGVKGVLNVLSSLGVVRKSRRKNPISPFIANRSQWLRAPVSGFIHEYVGLGAKVEAGDVLAEINSPDGSLLDQLVAQRAGIIIGKQNIPLTQEGEALFHLAYFGEEEADEVVEHIELMQDALEPMPE; encoded by the coding sequence ATGACCACCCCATTGATCATTGGTGGCGTTGAAGTTGCACCGGGAAGCTCGGTGCAACTGAACATTCCAGTCGCCAAACTTTATACCGATACAGAATTAACCTTACCGGTGCATGTGCGCCGTAGTAAAAAACCAGGCCCTGTGGTGTTTATTAGTGCAGCGGTACATGGGGATGAGCTCAATGGGATTGAGATCATTCGCCGTTTGATTCAGCAGCAGTTGAATGTGATCCGTGGTTCGGTGATTTTGGTTCCGATGGTCAATGTTTACGGTGTGCTCAACCAGTCTCGTTATCTTCCCGATCGCCGAGATTTAAACCGCTCATTTCCAGGCTCTCCTAAGGGCTCTTTGGCTGGGCGTATGGCGCATCAGTTTCTAACTGAAATTGTCAGCCACTGTGACTTTGGTATTGATCTTCATACTGGGGCTATTCACCGCTCCAATTTGCCGCAAATTCGCGCTGATTTGAGCGATGAGCAAACCAAAAAACTCGCTGAATCTTTTGGTGTGCCAGTGCTACTTAACGCTGATTTACGCGATGGTTCATTGCGCGCAGAAGCGGTCAGTAGCGGCACGCGAATTTTGCTCTATGAAGCAGGTGAGGCGCTGCGTTTTGATGAGTTATCGATTCAAACCGGCGTTAAAGGGGTGCTCAATGTGCTCTCTTCATTGGGTGTGGTGCGTAAATCGCGCCGTAAAAACCCAATTTCACCCTTTATTGCCAACCGCAGTCAGTGGCTGCGTGCGCCTGTCAGCGGATTTATTCATGAATACGTTGGCTTGGGGGCAAAAGTGGAAGCGGGCGATGTGTTGGCAGAAATTAATAGCCCTGATGGCAGTTTGCTGGACCAATTGGTTGCGCAGCGCGCTGGCATCATTATTGGTAAACAAAATATACCGCTAACCCAAGAGGGGGAGGCTTTGTTCCATCTGGCTTACTTTGGTGAAGAAGAAGCCGATGAAGTGGTGGAGCATATCGAATTGATGCAGGATGCACTTG